From Miscanthus floridulus cultivar M001 chromosome 15, ASM1932011v1, whole genome shotgun sequence, the proteins below share one genomic window:
- the LOC136509045 gene encoding zein-alpha 19D1-like gives MAAKIFALLAFLALSASATTATFIPQCSVAPITATIPQYLQQPYSLLQQPSLAHLSVQSITTQQLQQQLLPTINQLAAANLAAYLQQQRFLPFNQLAGVNPAAYLQTQPLPFNQLAVGSPATFLQQQQLLPFYPQALARIAAFLQQQQLLPFYPQVVANIDAFLQQEQLLPFYPHVLPNIAAFLQQQQLVPFNQQALTNPAALLQQPINGGAIF, from the exons ATGGCAGCTAAGATATTTGCCCTCCTTGCCTTCCTTGCTCTTTCAGCAAGCGCTACTACCGCGACTTTTATTCCACAGTGCTCAGTAGCTCCTATCACTGCTACTATTCCACAATACCTTCAACAACCATATTCCCTATTGCAACAACCATCCTTGGCGCATCTATCTGTGCAAAGTATCACGACACAACAGCTACAGCAACAACTGCTACCAACAATCAATCAACTTGCTGCAGCGAACCTTGCTGCTTACCTCCAGCAACAACGGTTTCTTCCATTCAATCAACTAGCTGGGGTGAACCCCGCTGCTTACTTGCAGACACAACCACTACCATTCAACCAGCTTGCTGTTGGGAGCCCTGCTACCTTCTTGCAGCAACAACAGTTGCTGCCATTCTACCCGCAGGCTTTGGCTAGAATTGCTGCCTTCTTGCAACAACAACAATTGCTGCCATTCTACCCGCAGGTTGTGGCCAACATTGACGCCTTCCTGCAACAAGAACAATTGCTACCATTCTACCCGCAT GTTCTGCCAAACATTGCCGCCTTCTTGCAACAACAACAATTGGTGCCGTTCAACCAACAAGCTCTGACGAACCCTGCTGCCTTATTGCAGCAACCCATCAATGGTGGTGCCATCTTCTAG